A single Anopheles arabiensis isolate DONGOLA chromosome 2, AaraD3, whole genome shotgun sequence DNA region contains:
- the LOC120897293 gene encoding GILT-like protein 2 gives MRPNTANSFMELLFITLLIGSLLLLCPVRAAATNNVNVQSSNTLNKTDQLPVTIYYETLCSDSMVFITHQLYPSWLRHQKEMKLRLVPFGKAWIEEHPNEEPKYHCQHGPRECQLNILHGCILKKLPPKKAFSVVACLMKNFRTSFEQCMEGHESFQTSVVNCSQGQQGAKLFKEFANETDNVHRPLPFVPTIVADEPYNYYEQDDWLQHFDRKFMERYEAKFGVKL, from the exons ATGAGGCCAAATACAGCTAATTCCTTCATGGAACTTCTATTCATAACGCTATTGATTGGCTCCCTTTTGCTGCTGTGCCCTGTTAGAGCAGCCGCTACCAATAATGTCAATGTTCAGAGTTCAAACACTCTTAACAAGACTGATCAACTGCCAGTCACCATCTACTACGAGACTCTATGCAGTGATAGCATGGTTTTTATAACTCATCAGCTGTACCCTTCCTGGTTGCGTCATCAAAAAGAAATGAAGCTTCGGCTGGTGCCCTTTGGAAAGGCATGG ATCGAGGAGCATCCCAACGAAGAACCCAAATATCATTGCCAGCATGGACCTCGAGAATGTCAgctgaacattttgcacggcTGCATTCTCAAAAAACTGCCACCCAAAAAGGCATTCTCGGTGGTGGCGTGTCTCATGAAAAACTTCCGCACTAGCTTCGAACAG TGCATGGAAGGACACGAGTCGTTCCAAACCTCCGTTGTTAATTGCAGCCAAGGGCAACAGGGAGCTAAGTTGTTCAAAGAGTTTGCCAACGAAACAGATAACGTTCATCGGCCTCTTCCCTTCGTACCAACGATCGTTGCTGATGAG CCCTATAACTATTACGAGCAAGACGACTGGTTGCAACattttgacaggaagtttatGGAACGTTATGAGGCAAAGTTTGGTGTTAAGCTATGA